Proteins encoded by one window of Massilia sp. NR 4-1:
- a CDS encoding 3-(methylthio)propionyl-CoA ligase has translation MPALPSSPLMGQMMDEPLLISSIIEFAARHYGSSEIVSRRVEGDLHRYTYRECRQRACRLANALHWLGVRMGDRVATLAWNGYRHLEAYYAVSGSGAVLHTINPRLHPDQLAYIINHAEDQYLLFDLNLLPLVEAVAPHCKGVKGYILLAGPEHLPAETKIPELMSYEALIATHSDDFAWPKFDENSAASLCYTSGTTGNPKGALYSHRSTVLHAYGSAVPNALNVSSRDTVLPVVPMFHVNAWGLPYSVPLSGAKLVFPGCALDGKSLYELFENEKVSFSAGVPTVWLGLVNYVLQHGLKFTTFRRTVIGGAACSPTLMNTLIDELDVDVIHAWGMTEMSPLGTAGGLLARHLELPRDEQRKVLLKQGHAIYGVDMRIVDDEGKLLPWDGSSYGHLQVRGPWIIHSYFKEEGGPVLEDGWFPTGDVATIDADGYMQITDRSKDVIKSGGEWIGTIDLENIAMSHPAVLQAACIGVRHPKWDERPLLIVVCKPGQSVSRADLLQFYDGKVAKWWLPDDVVFTEALPVGGTGKIQKNKLREQFRLYQLPTAEISVT, from the coding sequence ATGCCAGCCTTGCCTTCCAGCCCCCTGATGGGGCAAATGATGGATGAGCCGCTGCTCATCTCCAGCATCATCGAATTTGCCGCCCGCCATTACGGCTCCAGCGAAATCGTCTCGCGCCGCGTGGAAGGCGATCTCCACCGCTACACCTACCGCGAGTGCCGCCAGCGCGCCTGCCGCCTGGCCAACGCCTTGCACTGGCTGGGCGTGCGCATGGGCGACCGGGTGGCGACCCTGGCCTGGAACGGCTACCGCCACCTGGAAGCGTATTACGCCGTGTCCGGCTCGGGCGCGGTGCTGCACACGATCAACCCGCGCCTGCATCCCGACCAGCTGGCCTATATCATCAACCACGCCGAAGACCAGTACCTGCTGTTCGACCTGAACCTGCTGCCCCTGGTGGAAGCCGTGGCCCCGCACTGCAAGGGCGTGAAAGGCTATATCCTGCTGGCCGGCCCGGAGCATCTGCCGGCCGAGACGAAGATACCCGAGCTGATGAGCTATGAGGCGCTGATCGCCACCCATTCCGACGATTTCGCCTGGCCCAAATTCGATGAGAATTCGGCCGCCTCGCTGTGCTACACCTCGGGCACGACCGGCAATCCGAAAGGCGCGCTGTACTCGCACCGTTCGACCGTGCTGCACGCCTACGGTTCGGCCGTGCCGAACGCGCTGAACGTGTCGTCGCGCGACACGGTGCTGCCGGTGGTGCCGATGTTCCATGTGAACGCCTGGGGCTTGCCGTATTCCGTGCCGCTGTCGGGCGCCAAGCTGGTCTTCCCCGGCTGCGCGCTGGACGGCAAATCGCTGTACGAATTGTTCGAAAACGAAAAAGTCAGCTTCTCGGCCGGCGTGCCGACCGTCTGGCTGGGCCTGGTCAACTATGTGCTGCAGCACGGGCTGAAGTTCACCACTTTCCGCCGCACCGTGATCGGCGGCGCGGCCTGTTCGCCGACGCTGATGAATACCTTGATCGACGAACTGGACGTGGACGTGATCCACGCCTGGGGCATGACCGAGATGTCGCCGCTCGGCACGGCGGGCGGCCTGCTGGCGCGCCACCTGGAGCTGCCGCGCGATGAGCAGCGCAAGGTGCTGCTGAAACAGGGGCACGCCATCTATGGCGTGGACATGCGCATCGTCGATGACGAGGGGAAGCTGTTGCCTTGGGATGGCAGCAGCTACGGTCATCTGCAGGTGCGCGGGCCGTGGATCATCCATTCCTATTTCAAGGAGGAGGGCGGCCCGGTGCTGGAGGATGGCTGGTTCCCCACCGGCGATGTGGCCACCATCGACGCCGACGGCTATATGCAGATCACCGACCGCAGCAAGGATGTGATCAAGTCGGGCGGCGAGTGGATCGGCACCATCGACCTGGAAAACATCGCCATGTCGCATCCGGCCGTGCTGCAGGCGGCCTGCATCGGCGTGCGCCACCCGAAATGGGATGAACGTCCCTTGCTGATCGTGGTCTGCAAGCCCGGGCAAAGCGTGAGCCGCGCGGACTTGCTGCAGTTTTACGACGGCAAGGTCGCCAAATGGTGGTTGCCGGACGATGTGGTCTTCACCGAAGCGCTGCCGGTGGGCGGCACGGGCAAGATTCAAAAGAACAAACTGCGCGAGCAGTTCCGGCTGTATCAGCTGCCAACGGCAGAAATTTCTGTAACGTAG
- a CDS encoding YdiU family protein: MPTPLPAPYLVALSPAAAQLAGLDAQALAGADGVDLLIGNRVPDRSQPLAAVYSGHQFGVWAGQLGDGRAILLGDVASAEGPLELQWKGSGLTPYSRMGDGRAVLRSSIREFLCSEAMHALGIPTSRALSVAGSDQGVVRESIETAAVVIRMAPSFVRFGSFEHWFYKNQPDELKILADYVIGRFYPDLQAAANPYAALLEEVARRTARLIAQWQAVGFMHGVMNTDNMSMLGQTLDYGPFGFMEAFDPQHICNHSDQQGRYSYAMQPQIGHWNCYALAQALLPLIGEVDTAQAALDVYQPEFAAAIDRLLHAKLGLKEQREEDRALFDAMFELLQANHADFTLFFRRLGGLQAASAAGDEPLRDLFIDRPAFDAWAGQYRARLRAEHSEDAARQAAMNLVNPKYVLRNYLAQQAIEKAQNKDFTEVARLLAVLQRPYDEQPEYEQYAALPPDWASHLEVSCSS, from the coding sequence ATGCCGACGCCGCTGCCGGCGCCCTATCTGGTGGCGCTCAGTCCGGCCGCCGCCCAACTGGCCGGACTCGATGCACAGGCGCTGGCCGGCGCCGATGGCGTGGATCTGCTGATTGGCAACCGCGTGCCCGACCGTTCCCAGCCGCTGGCCGCCGTGTATTCCGGCCACCAGTTCGGTGTCTGGGCCGGCCAGCTCGGCGACGGCCGTGCCATCCTGCTGGGCGATGTCGCCAGCGCCGAAGGTCCGCTGGAGCTGCAATGGAAGGGCAGCGGCCTGACGCCCTACTCGCGCATGGGCGACGGCCGCGCCGTGCTGCGCTCCTCGATCCGCGAATTCCTGTGCTCGGAAGCCATGCACGCGCTCGGCATCCCGACGTCGCGCGCCCTTTCCGTGGCCGGTTCGGACCAGGGCGTGGTGCGCGAAAGCATCGAGACGGCGGCCGTGGTGATCCGCATGGCGCCCAGCTTCGTGCGCTTCGGCTCCTTCGAGCACTGGTTTTACAAGAACCAGCCGGACGAGCTGAAAATCCTGGCCGACTATGTGATCGGCCGCTTCTACCCGGACTTGCAGGCGGCGGCCAATCCCTATGCCGCCCTGCTGGAAGAAGTGGCGCGGCGCACGGCGCGCCTGATCGCCCAGTGGCAGGCGGTCGGCTTCATGCATGGCGTGATGAACACCGACAATATGTCGATGCTCGGCCAGACCCTCGACTACGGCCCCTTCGGCTTCATGGAAGCCTTCGACCCGCAGCACATCTGCAATCACAGCGACCAGCAAGGCCGTTACTCCTACGCCATGCAGCCGCAGATCGGCCACTGGAATTGCTATGCGCTGGCGCAGGCCCTGCTGCCCCTGATCGGCGAAGTCGACACCGCCCAGGCCGCGCTCGATGTCTACCAGCCCGAGTTTGCCGCCGCCATCGACCGCCTGCTGCACGCCAAGCTGGGCCTGAAAGAGCAGCGCGAAGAAGACCGCGCCCTGTTCGACGCCATGTTCGAGTTGCTGCAGGCCAATCACGCCGACTTCACCCTGTTCTTCCGCCGCCTGGGCGGCTTGCAGGCGGCCTCGGCGGCAGGCGACGAGCCGCTGCGCGACCTGTTCATCGACCGCCCCGCCTTCGATGCCTGGGCCGGGCAGTACCGGGCCCGCCTGCGCGCCGAACACAGCGAAGACGCCGCACGCCAGGCGGCGATGAATCTGGTCAACCCCAAGTATGTGTTACGCAACTATCTTGCGCAGCAAGCCATTGAAAAGGCGCAGAATAAGGACTTTACTGAAGTGGCGCGCCTGCTCGCGGTATTGCAGCGCCCCTATGACGAACAGCCGGAATACGAGCAATACGCCGCCTTGCCGCCCGACTGGGCAAGCCATTTGGAAGTCAGCTGTTCATCCTGA
- the msrB gene encoding peptide-methionine (R)-S-oxide reductase MsrB — protein MNDKVQKSDAEWRAQLDPLEYQVTRHAATERAFTGKYWDHHAHGIYTCVCCDTPLFASDAKFDSGCGWPSYFQALDPAKVIEKVDRSHGMLRTEIICAVCDAHLGHVFPDGPPPTGLRYCINSASLRFDPQD, from the coding sequence ATGAACGACAAAGTACAGAAAAGCGATGCCGAATGGCGCGCCCAGCTCGATCCGCTGGAATACCAGGTGACGCGCCACGCGGCCACCGAACGCGCCTTCACCGGCAAATACTGGGACCATCACGCGCACGGCATCTACACCTGCGTCTGCTGCGACACGCCGCTGTTCGCCTCGGACGCCAAGTTCGACTCGGGCTGCGGCTGGCCCAGCTATTTCCAGGCCCTGGACCCGGCCAAGGTAATCGAGAAAGTTGACCGCTCGCATGGTATGCTGCGCACCGAAATTATTTGCGCAGTCTGCGACGCCCATCTGGGCCATGTCTTCCCGGACGGGCCGCCGCCGACCGGATTGCGTTATTGCATCAATTCGGCATCCCTGCGTTTTGACCCTCAAGACTGA
- a CDS encoding septation protein A — protein MKFLFDLFPLLVFFGSYKWAGSNEALAQAFINDHFSAIISGGVVTASQAPIIIASLSGIVATAIQIASLLLRRLKVDGILWLSLLIFVMFGGLTIYFHDDNFIKWKPTIIYWCFAVGMMVAHWGFRKNLMRAAMEKQFALPEEIWHRLNLAWMTFWVVLGFLNLFVAFVLFRTDTGAWVSFKVFGVTGIMFVFIIAQTIYLTKHIKDEA, from the coding sequence ATGAAATTCCTGTTTGATTTATTTCCGCTGCTGGTGTTTTTCGGTAGTTATAAATGGGCCGGTTCGAATGAAGCGCTGGCCCAGGCTTTTATCAACGACCATTTCAGCGCCATCATTTCCGGCGGCGTCGTCACGGCCAGCCAGGCGCCGATTATCATCGCCAGCCTGTCCGGCATCGTGGCCACGGCGATCCAGATTGCCTCGCTGCTGCTGCGCCGGCTCAAGGTCGACGGCATTCTTTGGCTCTCCCTGCTGATTTTCGTGATGTTCGGCGGGCTGACGATTTATTTCCACGATGATAACTTCATCAAATGGAAACCGACCATTATCTACTGGTGCTTTGCCGTCGGCATGATGGTCGCCCATTGGGGTTTCCGCAAAAACCTGATGCGCGCCGCAATGGAAAAACAATTCGCCCTGCCCGAGGAAATCTGGCACCGCCTGAACCTGGCCTGGATGACCTTCTGGGTGGTATTGGGCTTCCTCAACCTGTTCGTGGCTTTTGTGTTGTTCCGCACCGACACCGGCGCCTGGGTCAGTTTCAAGGTCTTTGGCGTCACCGGCATCATGTTTGTGTTCATTATTGCGCAGACGATTTATCTGACTAAACATATCAAGGACGAGGCATGA
- a CDS encoding BolA family transcriptional regulator, which translates to MNDARIAQIRARLQAAFAPLEMVLDDESALHAGHAGAASGGGHYRLKIVSAQFEGHKLVTRHRLVYDSVHDMMHKEIHALAITALAPSEV; encoded by the coding sequence ATGAACGACGCGCGCATCGCACAAATCCGGGCGCGTCTGCAAGCCGCCTTCGCGCCGCTGGAAATGGTGCTGGACGATGAATCGGCCCTGCATGCCGGCCATGCCGGCGCTGCCTCCGGCGGGGGGCATTACCGCCTGAAAATCGTTTCAGCGCAATTCGAAGGTCATAAACTCGTCACAAGGCATCGTCTGGTGTATGATTCCGTGCACGATATGATGCATAAAGAAATTCATGCATTGGCCATTACCGCATTGGCACCATCGGAAGTATGA
- a CDS encoding peptidylprolyl isomerase, whose product MTFKPARLLLALLAVASAPVFAQNIAVVNGKAIPTSRVEAAVKQLVAQGQQTDSPQLREAIKRELIGREVLMQEAVKQNFDKDAAVKQQLENARQAIIINAFITEYLKKNPVKDTEIKAEYDRFVAQTGDKEYHVRHILLETEAQANEVITKLKGGAKFEDLAKTSKDTGTASSGGDLDWAVPSAFPKVFSDAFVGLQKGQITEKAVQTPNGFHVIKVDDVRAAKLPTLDELKPQIGEALTQKKVQAYQEELTKKAKVQ is encoded by the coding sequence ATGACTTTCAAGCCAGCCCGTCTGCTGCTCGCACTTCTCGCCGTAGCGTCGGCACCTGTATTTGCACAGAACATTGCTGTGGTTAACGGCAAAGCGATTCCTACCTCGCGTGTGGAAGCAGCAGTCAAACAACTGGTGGCCCAAGGCCAGCAGACCGACTCCCCACAACTGCGTGAGGCGATCAAGCGTGAACTGATCGGCCGCGAAGTGCTGATGCAAGAAGCGGTGAAGCAGAACTTTGACAAGGATGCCGCCGTCAAACAGCAACTGGAAAATGCCCGTCAAGCCATCATCATCAACGCCTTCATCACCGAGTATCTGAAAAAGAACCCGGTCAAGGACACCGAGATCAAGGCTGAATACGACCGCTTCGTAGCCCAGACCGGCGACAAGGAATACCATGTGCGCCACATCCTGCTGGAAACCGAAGCCCAGGCCAATGAAGTCATCACCAAGCTGAAAGGCGGCGCCAAGTTCGAAGACCTGGCCAAGACCTCCAAAGACACCGGCACCGCCAGCAGCGGCGGCGACCTGGACTGGGCAGTGCCTTCGGCCTTCCCGAAAGTCTTCTCGGACGCCTTCGTCGGCCTGCAGAAAGGCCAGATCACCGAGAAAGCCGTGCAAACCCCGAATGGTTTCCACGTGATCAAGGTGGATGATGTGCGCGCCGCCAAGCTGCCGACCCTGGACGAGCTGAAGCCGCAAATCGGCGAAGCCCTGACCCAGAAGAAAGTACAGGCGTATCAGGAAGAGCTGACCAAGAAAGCCAAAGTACAGTAA
- a CDS encoding peptidylprolyl isomerase, which translates to MILKPARLLIALTAIAAAPVMAQTLATVNGKAIPQARLDAAVKQVVAQSRQPDSPQLREMIKKDLIAREVLIQEADKQGFGTKPEVKAALDNARQSIIINAMWQEYLKKNPVKEADVKAEYEKFKAARNEKEYHARHILVGTEKEATDIIAKLKAGGKFEELAKVSKDGSANNGGDLGWATPSTYVQPFSEAMVALKDGQVTDKPVQSQFGYHVIKLEGSRAAKVPSYEELKERVEEALTQRKIATYREELMKKAKIQ; encoded by the coding sequence ATGATTTTGAAGCCCGCCCGTCTGTTGATCGCCCTGACCGCCATCGCCGCCGCGCCCGTCATGGCGCAAACCCTGGCGACCGTCAATGGCAAAGCGATTCCCCAAGCGCGCCTGGACGCCGCGGTCAAGCAAGTGGTAGCCCAAAGCCGCCAGCCCGATTCGCCGCAGCTGCGCGAAATGATCAAGAAAGACCTGATCGCCCGCGAAGTGCTGATCCAGGAAGCGGACAAGCAAGGCTTCGGCACCAAGCCTGAGGTGAAGGCAGCCCTGGACAATGCGCGCCAGAGCATCATCATCAACGCCATGTGGCAGGAATACCTGAAGAAGAATCCGGTCAAGGAAGCCGACGTGAAAGCCGAGTACGAGAAGTTCAAGGCTGCGCGCAACGAGAAGGAATACCACGCCCGCCACATCCTGGTCGGCACCGAGAAGGAAGCCACCGACATCATCGCCAAGCTGAAAGCCGGCGGCAAGTTCGAGGAACTGGCCAAGGTGTCGAAAGACGGCTCCGCCAACAACGGCGGCGACCTGGGTTGGGCGACGCCTTCGACCTATGTGCAGCCCTTCTCCGAGGCCATGGTGGCCCTGAAAGACGGCCAGGTCACCGACAAGCCGGTGCAGTCGCAGTTCGGCTACCACGTGATCAAGCTGGAAGGCAGCCGCGCCGCCAAAGTACCGTCCTACGAGGAATTGAAGGAGCGCGTGGAAGAAGCCCTGACCCAGCGCAAGATCGCGACCTACCGCGAAGAGCTGATGAAGAAAGCCAAGATTCAGTAA